The segment ACCACCTTCGTGATCATGCCGCTGGAGGCGCTGGCGCTGCTGCTCGACATCGCCGGGATCGGCGCGCCGGCCTGGTGGCTGGTGTCGCAGGCGCTCGCGCTGCTGCTGTGGATCGCGCGGACCGTCGCGGCGGCGCCGGGCGCGGTGGCGATGCTGCCGACCATGGCGTGGGGCGCCTTCGCGCTGATGGCGGCGGGCGGGCTGTGGCTGGCGCTGTGGCGGACGCGGGCGCGGCGCTGGGGGCTGCTGCCCGTCGCGGCGGGCGCGCTATGGGCGCTGCTGTCGCCGACGCCCGACCTGCTGGTGACGGGCGACGGCCGCCACGTCGCCTTCGTCCTCGGCGACGGCCGGGTCGCGCTGCTCCGCGACCGCGCGGGCGACTATATCCGCGGCGTGCTCGGCGAGGCGGCGGGCGTCGATGCCGAAGCGCTGCCGGTCGACGCGCTGATGCAGGCGCGCTGCTCGGCCGATCTCTGCATCACCGATATCCAGCGCGGTGGGCGGCGCTGGCGCATCCTCGCGACGCGCAGCCCCTATCGGCTCGACTGGACCCGGCTGTCGCGCGCCTGCGCCGCCGCCGACATCGCGATCAGCGAACGCCGCCTGCCGCGCGGCTGCACGCCGCGCTGGCTCAAGATCGACCGCCCGCTGCTGGCCCGGACCGGCGGCCTCGCCATTGACCTCGATCGCGGTGCGGTCGACAGCGTGGCGGCGGCGGTCGGCCGCCACCCCTGGTCGACCTTCCGGATGTAAGGGAGCAACAATGGTCGAGATCCGCACCGCGCGCCTGCTGCTTCGAGCCGTTCGTCCGAGCGACCTGGACGATCTGCACGCGGTGCTGAGCGACCGGACGGCAATGCGTTATTGGTCGAGCGTGCCGCATGCATCGATCGACGACACCCGTGCCTGGCTGGATGACATGATCGCCATTCCGCCCGCGGAGGGCGAGGATTTCGTGATCGAACATGCGGGAAGGGTGATCGGCAAGGCCGGGTTCTACCGCTTTTCCGAGATCGGTTTCATCCTGCGGCCCGACCATTGGGGTTTGGGGCTCGCCGCCGAGGCGCTGACGCCGCTGATCGGGCGGGCGTTCGACGTCCATGGGTTGGAGCGGATCGTCGCCGACGTCGATCCGCGCAATGTCGGATCGCTGAACTTGCTCAGGCGACTGAATTTCGCGGAGAACGGCTTCGCCGAGCGAACCTGGCTGATCGGCGAGGAGTGGTGCGACAGCATCTACCTGTCGCTGGAGCGGCCAAACCCCACCTAGAGCGGTTCACGATCCGATTGCATCGGATCGGCCGCTCTAGATTGTTGTTTTACCGCGATTTCCGAGCCGGCAGATGTTTCCATCTGCCTAGAAATCGCTCTAGCCGTCATGCCAGCCTGTACTGGCATGACGAGGAGAGGGTGAATGACGTCGACAATCAGTAGCGCCGCAACAGGCCGGCGAGCTTGCCCTGGATGCGGA is part of the Rhizorhabdus wittichii RW1 genome and harbors:
- a CDS encoding GCN5-related N-acetyltransferase (PFAM: GCN5-related N-acetyltransferase); the protein is MVEIRTARLLLRAVRPSDLDDLHAVLSDRTAMRYWSSVPHASIDDTRAWLDDMIAIPPAEGEDFVIEHAGRVIGKAGFYRFSEIGFILRPDHWGLGLAAEALTPLIGRAFDVHGLERIVADVDPRNVGSLNLLRRLNFAENGFAERTWLIGEEWCDSIYLSLERPNPT